Within Mytilus edulis chromosome 10, xbMytEdul2.2, whole genome shotgun sequence, the genomic segment TTGTCTAGGCAGTCTAAGTCATTTTGtagaatgttaaaatatttttgatttttaatcgTTCTGTAAAAATACAGTCTGCAAACAAGCATGTCTTTTTGATGTAACTGttgatcactctgattcaaacaaaaaattatctgaaactgacaattatcaaaatgcttgatttcttgattgacaacatatttgttacgttcagagttttttcaacagactatcggcttTCCAAATGaaacgaattgtgcccctcttcttgctgacttgtttcttcaTTATAATGAGGCTgatttcatacaggaacttcttagaaagaaagataagaagttagcaatatcctttaactctacgttttgctatatagatgatgttctatcactaaataattcaaaatttggtgactgtcgaatgcatctatcccgttgaactagagataaaggatacaacagatacagttaagtcggcctaatatcttgacttacatctagaaattgacaatgaaggtcgattgaaaacaaaactttacgacaaaagaaatgatttcagctttccaattgagaactttccatttctaagcatttgcggatccagggggtgggggttctgggggttggaacccccctttttttggcagatcaatgcatttgaatggggacatatagttggaacccaccCTTTGTCCTGGTataggaaccccctttttaaaattgctggatccgccccttCATGATTTTCTTGAGAGGATTattgcttacaaggaagctattaaatcaagagttccaaatggtgaagttgaaatcatctctttgtaaattttacggacgccatcacgaattggttgaccgttatggaataaccgtttcccaaatgatatcagatatgttccttaagttgtaactacaatccccttccctttcatgaatgtgacctaccgaataagactatttaccggatttgttatctcataaacaacacgacggttgccccatgtggagcaggatctgcttacccttctggagcacgtGAGATCACCCCCatattttggtggggttcatgttgtttattctttagttttctatgttgtatcatgtgtactattgtttgtctgtttgtccttttcatttttagccacaTGTGGCGTTGTcagtatgagtttgactgtcactctggtatctttcgtccctctttgcaAAGTAGGTCAATCCGGCAGGGTGAacgaaaaaaatgtatgtattgaTACATAATTATCAAGCCGTTTTTGATAATTAAAACGTATAAGTACAGATTATCcatttcacttttatttttttaaatttcccgcTTTGTAATCTTCTGTCACATGATAGCAGGTGCCCGTTATCATGCGCATGCTTGATTATTTTCATTCATTTCCGTTGGGCGAGGTCCTCTGCGTCATACGTGATAAAAGTGAAGACATTTTCGTCGCCTTCTCGAAGCCGACAAGAAGATGAGTGACGATAACCCTACCAACGATTCTGTTTCTGACAACAAGCCCCATTTTGAGCTGTACATTAAGGTTTGTAATGCCGAAATTTGCATTCTTCGTCTTAGTTTTGGCGCAAGTTTTTGCTTTTACATTTCGGAACACATCTTTTTTCAAGAtgtgtttatcatgttttgttgattttatttgCAATACtgttaaatattaattattttaaatgatgaaTAGTTCCTtatatgtagatattttaaattgatttggTTTTCATTATGACGGAATTTGGCTGTTATCGACGTTTTCCGTAGAAGGTTAGTTAGTTCACAGGTGTTTATCCCCCCTTTCGTGTTTTGAGGGTGAATTGGGTGCTTAACTAGataataatgaaatttttttatcatatacaaatttaaaaaataatgcagATATTGTCATTAAGGAAATCAATAAGAATTGTATTGAGTAATGgacataactatattttttttggcatgtAAAAACTTAATCATAGGTCAATATAGGGGGCGGGGGGCTCTGAGCCCGGATCCCACGCTTACTGtattgtcagattcctgtatcccacttacactatgtacataagcatttacattttttttggtttgtaaTTTGCCATGTCCtactagacttcatttcccgttttcactgCACAATAATTTGACCTTAAGTGTCATGCTTACAAAATAATCAGCAATCCAGCGTCACACTTAAACTTAGTGAGACCCACTCAAGGGGGCGTTCTGAATCTGCCCCTGTTTAGGTACTATAAGTTATAAggttaaataatatattataaagcAAAATACACAAGTGGTCAAATGGAAGAGTTATATAGCTTCATTTATTACATGAAAATGGAAATAGGAAATTTGTCAAAGATAAATAAACCCAACCAATGAGCAAAAGCAACAGGTTGCTGCTTGTTATTTTCACTTTAAACtgcatgtttttcattttaatttgccGTAATATTTAGGATCTGAGGAAAGAGTctttgtacataaaaaaaaacatgattgaaACAATAATCTTTTGGTTTTCAGGCATCTGTTCGAGATGGTGAAAGTAAAGGATCGTGTCCCATTTGTCAACAATGGTTCATGGTGGCCCATCTTTTGGCGGAAAAGTCAGATGTTCATTTCCAAGTTTACACGGTCCCAGCTAACAATTTACCAGAATCATTCAAGGCTAAAACCATGAGCAAGACATTTCCAATTGTAATAGGTGTTCAGGGACGTGACACAAAAGGACAGGACATTTCAAACTGTGTATTTGATGATGCTGATGAAGTAGAGAAATTCTTTGAAAGTGTTAATGTCAGTCGACCATTGCTGAAAAGAACAGAAGCTAAGAATCAGCTTGCCCTTAGACATGTTGAAGATTTATATAAAGTTAGTAGCTAGGATTGtattaaaaaagatgtggtatgattgtcaatgagacaactctatacaGACTATATAATACACATGTAGCTACCAGAAACTAAATGATGTAGAAGCCAGCAAGTATAGTTCACCATACAGCCCTCAACAATGTGCAAACATCAATTGagcatgtacatgtagatatttttttctgcaaCTGAGAAAGTTGATTATGTATAAAAGGAAATGTTAGTTATGCAGCAAACCAAATTgataacaaacacaaaaaacaaacaaactggTAGTCAATTTACATGTACATCTATCAAGCTCTATACACAAAAgtttgtataatttaaaaaaggaCAATGAAAGgtctgctatatatatatatatatcaacaccaaattttctgaataaaaaaaccTCAATCATTTGACAACAACCAACAACATGCCCAGTACCTGACTTTTAAAATCTGtcttacatttgtacatgaataaCTTCAACAGTAGGGAACAACCACCTAAATGAGGGACTGTACCTCAGCCAGGATTATTTTGCtgttgaataaaatatatttggaaGAACTTTCCTAAAAGAGGGTTCCTCTTATTTCAAAAATGGAGAAGATTGAAGTCCATGAATATTTCCAAATTCATGGACATGTTTTGTCAATAAAGATGTATTGTTCTTGGGGAAAAGTATTTTCTTCAACTAATATAAACATGGGCATTTTGTActacaatgtacattgtacatgtaagaagtgtttttttcaatttatttttacgaTCAACACTCATGAAAGGGAACCTCATTACATTTAGGGGTTGTCAACAGGGTTCTTGTTAAGATCCATATTTTTAATGGTACAATTTTCTTACTGGATGCGAGAGCCAACTTGCTTATTATTTAATGATAAtgagatacatgtacaaatataggTTGAACTAGAGCAATTCTGAATGGTATGTTTTTCATTGGATAAGGTCTTCAGGTGTTAATGAAGCCAATGTTAAGAATCAGCACATACATTGCAACTGAAAGGCCATgtgatgattttttaatttgttggtttacggatccgctgacccgattttgccgatttccagaatataaataaaatcgacttttcatgttttttttattcccgctgacacaaacaaaaacattttctcttaaaataaataaaatatacttttttttatgaaatgaaatgtattAAAGACTAACGGAaatgataacactttctgttgtgaaaactAAAACTTCCAATTAACGTATCTAAAAATAGGCAAATCAATagtaactgaccttgaaatgtcatttgcgcaaataattttgtgGAACGAAACCTGCATTTTAAACCCATTACATATTAAGTTTGTTTCCCGTATTTGTCATCATTCCGTAAGAtagaaaaaaattgagaatgaactTGTCCAACCGTGGAACATGTTTAGTTGAAGaactaaattaaaacaaatcctTTGTAATTTTCTGCTGACTTGTGTCattgatataagaaaaaaaaaggaaaattcatGGCAATTGATGAACCCTATATCCTCGTTTTTCcagtttttttctttatcagttttcctGCTTGGAGATCATTAAACACTATGTTTCCTGAAATTTATTTAGGGGTTTATTTGTGAAAtcacgatttaatttcgtctttatCCATGGACACAAACCCCAATTTTTCATGGAAAATTATTAGACGATGTCATGAGATGTTTATGGCAGcggagcaataatatttcatcaaacTAATATATAAGAAATGATGATCAAATACATGTAGCAAACCAAACATATTGTAcgaaaagtaaaatatattttttttggcatatttttctgtcttgagagatttttttattttattttctgactGACCAACCCGACTTTTTCTTTGGGAAAatctgtaaaccaacaaattaaaaaactctGGCCAAAGGTACGTTtgaattgattttgaaatttttctggTTGgcattttttttggtgaaaaaaatttAACTGCTTGATTTCATTTGTATACAGCTGTCATAGGCAATGGGTGTGTTGTGTTACCGTTGACttgtcttttaaaatttgaacatGAACCAAAACTACTAGAGTTTAAATTCTTTCTGTGAGTCACTAGCAATTCATgtgttatacattttgtatatatatatatatatatgccccTTAATAAACATTCACATTCTtgaattttatacatgtacatcttatcAGTGTTATGCTATAGGCTTCAGTACATCAgagatgcaaacagtttttttttcctgtcagaCAATGGGGCCTACAGGGTACCAAGTTTTGCCAGACCCATCAAATTTCTGCCAGACccatattttcactcaaaaatcaaatgaaattatgcTATTGAACAAacgttattttgattttgttgatattattattattttaaaataacctgTGATTCATAACAATTGTAGTTTATTGAATAATACATTACATAATATTGATCTGATTAAAAGTTATTCTTCACAAGAGTACTTGAAAACAAGATAGTCATTGGTAGTTTCATTCTGTTCAAATTCAAAATCTGACTCATAGTCAGAATCATTATCACTCCCAGATTCATTCGTCTTTACAGCTTTATCAACTTGAATAGGTGACTGGTTTGGTCTTTTACCGGGTTTCGACCCACTTACAAATTTTATCGGCCATGACATATTTCCTGAACTTATCAACTATGCTTAATAGACCTCCTTCCTAGAGAgcgaatttctaaaacaaaaaacatgacggAAATACGGAGAATTGTTCGGGGCGAGATGGACAAGGTACGAAAGACTATTACTGAGCGGAAATACTGGTTCCCGGAGTTAGAAAATGCGGGGGAACaggacatttacttttattaaagatgatcgcaattttataaacaaaatactctgcCGGGGCCGACGGGGATTTCAGTTTTGGCGGACCCAAGCGGACTTAAATATTGCCGGCCATCAGGTCCTGCACAGCTACAAGTTTTGCCGGACCTGCATAAATTCTGCCCCTTAGGTCCGACGGGTCCGACGATTAGTT encodes:
- the LOC139491831 gene encoding chloride intracellular channel Clic-like; translation: MSDDNPTNDSVSDNKPHFELYIKASVRDGESKGSCPICQQWFMVAHLLAEKSDVHFQVYTVPANNLPESFKAKTMSKTFPIVIGVQGRDTKGQDISNCVFDDADEVEKFFESVNVSRPLLKRTEAKNQLALRHVEDLYKKFNLFLQNPNDNGTKLTQQLKNVDGFLGEMETTFLCGSTISYSDTVLLSRLQHIRVAGKAYKSYEIPKELKNLWRYLSTAYQTKAFIQTLPSDQDIKLHYETKATTKLEKTIKLEGTSYSTDVDPECLNGEVEQQNGDE